A window of the Bufo gargarizans isolate SCDJY-AF-19 chromosome 1, ASM1485885v1, whole genome shotgun sequence genome harbors these coding sequences:
- the LOC122945392 gene encoding tyrosine-protein phosphatase non-receptor type 9-like isoform X1 produces MAENHLTAQEERAIEEFISELKTREQPQVVTVPPNTAVKFLMARKFDVSRAIDLFQAYRNTRLKEGIYNINPDEEPLRSELLSGKFTVLPGRDANGAALALFTARLHRPDVTTHKAVLQAIIYQLDKAIERVETQRNGLIFIYDMINSTYGNFDYELCVKILNLLKGAFPARLKCVFIVSSPLWFRAPFAVLRLFVREKLRERVRTVKAHELVNHIPKESLPEHLGGTSKISHVAWIQACVNSRQGQENGDCMDHLFVIYSEQNPVSDRLNSNCTQQNVTDNTRLIHNHYHENRTKNYAETHRVSGCVHWNGSAVSGNYDCCDKSSSANTNCRRPPPQSETPPDTPLYKQPADNPSIPPLPQKSRPLPADMEQSIHMPEEGGMTVLGLVQHVKRMKKRGIFQEYEEIRKEPPVGTFDVSKKPYNQAKNRYSDVLCLDQSRVKLGLIGTDETTDYINASFMDGYKRKYAYIATQGPLPKTFDDFWRMVWEQRVLIIVMTTRVIERGRIKCGQYWPLEAGRSEDSGHFIIRNIHIDLFQDFKLTHLDLYNKQTNESRSVAHYQYMSWPDFGVPKSASAMLDFRAQVKQHQAMAVQALGSEWAGHPAGPPIVIHCSAGIGRTGTFCTLDICLSRLENIGTVDVLQTVKRMRTQRAFSIQTWDQYYFCYMAIIEYAQRKGLLAPVEWSDTEFETDSE; encoded by the exons GCAATTGAGGAGTTTATTTCCGAATTGAAGACTCGGGAACAACCACAAGTGGTTACGGTGCCTCCTAACACTGCTGTGAAGTTTTTAATGGCTCGGAAGTTTGATGTTTCTAGAGCGATTGATTTATTCCAGGCTTACAGA AACACAAGACTTAAAGAAGGGATCTACAACATAAATCCAGATGAAGAACCTCTACGCTCTGAGCTACTGAGTGGTAAATTTACGGTTTTA CCCGGAAGAGATGCAAATGGAGCAGCGCTAGCCTTGTTCACTGCTAGACTCCACCGGCCGGATGTAACCACGCATAAGGCTGTTCTCCAGGCAATTATCTACCAGCTAGATAAAGCCATTGAGAG GGTGGAGACGCAGAGGAATGGCCTCATCTTCATTTATGATATGATTAATTCCACTTATGGAAATTTTGATTATGAACTGTGTGTAAAGATATTGAACCTTTTAAAG GGTGCTTTTCCTGCGCGgttaaaatgtgtttttattgtaTCCTCTCCTCTTTGGTTTCGAGCTCCGTTTGCTGTTTTACGACTTTTCGTCAGAGAAAAGCTGAGAGAACGG GTGCGCACAGTAAAAGCCCATGAGTTGGTAAACCACATACCCAAGGAGTCTTTACCCGAGCATTTGGGAGGAACGTCCAAAATAAGCCATGTTGCTTGGATACAGGCCTGTGTCAATTCTAGACAAGGCCAGGAGAATGGAGACTGCATGGACCATCTCTTTGTTATATACTCTGAGCAAAATCCTGTGAGTGATAGACTAAATTCTAATTGCACCCAGCAGAATGTGACTGACAATACCAGACTTATTCACAATCATTACCATGAAAACAGGACTAAGAATTACGCAGAGACGCACAGAGTTAGTGGCTGCGTGCACTGGAATGGTTCTGCCGTTAGCGGCAACTACGATTGTTGTGATAAAAGCTCCAGCGCAAACACAAACTGTAGGAGGCCGCCTCCTCAATCGGAGACCCCTCCGGACACCCCATTGTATAAACAGCCTGCTGACAATCCTTCCATCCCGCCTTTACCCCAGAAATCTCGACCACTGCCCGCAGACATGGAGCAATCCATACACATGCCTGAAGAAGGAGGAATGACGGTACTGGGTTTGGTTCAGCATGTCAAGAGGATGAAAAAGAGGGGCATTTTTCAGGAGTATGAAGAAATTAGAAAAGAGCCACCAGTCGGTACTTTTGATGTATCAAA GAAGCCTTACAATCAAGCCAAGAATAGGTACAGTGATGTTTTGTGCTTGGACCAGTCCAGGGTTAAGCTGGGACTTATTGGCACAGATGAG ACGACTGACTACATTAATGCCAGTTTTATGGATGGATATAAAAGAAAATATGCCTATATTGCTACTCAAG GTCCCTTGCCAAAAACGTTTGACGATTTCTGGCGTATGGTGTGGGAACAAAGAGTGTTAATAATTGTTATGACGACAAG aGTAATAGAAAGAGGTCGGATAAAATGTGGACAATACTGGCCTCTTGAAGCTGGAAGAAGCGAAGATTCTGGGCACTTTATTATCAGGAACATTCATATAGATCTCTTCCAAGACTTCAAATTAACCCATCTGGATCTCTACAATAAACAG ACCAATGAAAGTCGAAGTGTTGCCCATTACCAGTACATGAGTTGGCCTGATTTTGGCGTGCCTAAATCTGCTTCTGCCATGTTGGACTTCAGAGCCCAAGTAAAGCAACATCAAGCCATGGCTGTGCAAGCTTTGGGGTCAGAGTGGGCTGGACATCCTGCGGGGCCGCCCATCGTGATTCACTGCAGTGCAGGCATTGGCAGAACAG GTACCTTTTGTACTTTGGATATTTGTTTGTCCAGGCTGGAGAACATTGGCACGGTGGATGTTCTACAGACAGTGAAGAGGATGAGAACTCAGCGCGCTTTCAGTATTCAAACATGGGATCAATATTACTTTTGTTATATGGCAATTATTgaatatgcacaaagaaaagGCCTCCTTGCCCCTGTGGAATGGTCCGACACTGAATTTGAGACAGATAGCGAGTGA
- the LOC122945392 gene encoding tyrosine-protein phosphatase non-receptor type 9-like isoform X2, with amino-acid sequence MAENHLTAQEERAIEEFISELKTREQPQVVTVPPNTAVKFLMARKFDVSRAIDLFQAYRNTRLKEGIYNINPDEEPLRSELLSGKFTVLPGRDANGAALALFTARLHRPDVTTHKAVLQAIIYQLDKAIERVETQRNGLIFIYDMINSTYGNFDYELCVKILNLLKGAFPARLKCVFIVSSPLWFRAPFAVLRLFVREKLRERVRTVKAHELVNHIPKESLPEHLGGTSKISHVAWIQACVNSRQGQENGDCMDHLFVIYSEQNPKSRPLPADMEQSIHMPEEGGMTVLGLVQHVKRMKKRGIFQEYEEIRKEPPVGTFDVSKKPYNQAKNRYSDVLCLDQSRVKLGLIGTDETTDYINASFMDGYKRKYAYIATQGPLPKTFDDFWRMVWEQRVLIIVMTTRVIERGRIKCGQYWPLEAGRSEDSGHFIIRNIHIDLFQDFKLTHLDLYNKQTNESRSVAHYQYMSWPDFGVPKSASAMLDFRAQVKQHQAMAVQALGSEWAGHPAGPPIVIHCSAGIGRTGTFCTLDICLSRLENIGTVDVLQTVKRMRTQRAFSIQTWDQYYFCYMAIIEYAQRKGLLAPVEWSDTEFETDSE; translated from the exons GCAATTGAGGAGTTTATTTCCGAATTGAAGACTCGGGAACAACCACAAGTGGTTACGGTGCCTCCTAACACTGCTGTGAAGTTTTTAATGGCTCGGAAGTTTGATGTTTCTAGAGCGATTGATTTATTCCAGGCTTACAGA AACACAAGACTTAAAGAAGGGATCTACAACATAAATCCAGATGAAGAACCTCTACGCTCTGAGCTACTGAGTGGTAAATTTACGGTTTTA CCCGGAAGAGATGCAAATGGAGCAGCGCTAGCCTTGTTCACTGCTAGACTCCACCGGCCGGATGTAACCACGCATAAGGCTGTTCTCCAGGCAATTATCTACCAGCTAGATAAAGCCATTGAGAG GGTGGAGACGCAGAGGAATGGCCTCATCTTCATTTATGATATGATTAATTCCACTTATGGAAATTTTGATTATGAACTGTGTGTAAAGATATTGAACCTTTTAAAG GGTGCTTTTCCTGCGCGgttaaaatgtgtttttattgtaTCCTCTCCTCTTTGGTTTCGAGCTCCGTTTGCTGTTTTACGACTTTTCGTCAGAGAAAAGCTGAGAGAACGG GTGCGCACAGTAAAAGCCCATGAGTTGGTAAACCACATACCCAAGGAGTCTTTACCCGAGCATTTGGGAGGAACGTCCAAAATAAGCCATGTTGCTTGGATACAGGCCTGTGTCAATTCTAGACAAGGCCAGGAGAATGGAGACTGCATGGACCATCTCTTTGTTATATACTCTGAGCAAAATCCT AAATCTCGACCACTGCCCGCAGACATGGAGCAATCCATACACATGCCTGAAGAAGGAGGAATGACGGTACTGGGTTTGGTTCAGCATGTCAAGAGGATGAAAAAGAGGGGCATTTTTCAGGAGTATGAAGAAATTAGAAAAGAGCCACCAGTCGGTACTTTTGATGTATCAAA GAAGCCTTACAATCAAGCCAAGAATAGGTACAGTGATGTTTTGTGCTTGGACCAGTCCAGGGTTAAGCTGGGACTTATTGGCACAGATGAG ACGACTGACTACATTAATGCCAGTTTTATGGATGGATATAAAAGAAAATATGCCTATATTGCTACTCAAG GTCCCTTGCCAAAAACGTTTGACGATTTCTGGCGTATGGTGTGGGAACAAAGAGTGTTAATAATTGTTATGACGACAAG aGTAATAGAAAGAGGTCGGATAAAATGTGGACAATACTGGCCTCTTGAAGCTGGAAGAAGCGAAGATTCTGGGCACTTTATTATCAGGAACATTCATATAGATCTCTTCCAAGACTTCAAATTAACCCATCTGGATCTCTACAATAAACAG ACCAATGAAAGTCGAAGTGTTGCCCATTACCAGTACATGAGTTGGCCTGATTTTGGCGTGCCTAAATCTGCTTCTGCCATGTTGGACTTCAGAGCCCAAGTAAAGCAACATCAAGCCATGGCTGTGCAAGCTTTGGGGTCAGAGTGGGCTGGACATCCTGCGGGGCCGCCCATCGTGATTCACTGCAGTGCAGGCATTGGCAGAACAG GTACCTTTTGTACTTTGGATATTTGTTTGTCCAGGCTGGAGAACATTGGCACGGTGGATGTTCTACAGACAGTGAAGAGGATGAGAACTCAGCGCGCTTTCAGTATTCAAACATGGGATCAATATTACTTTTGTTATATGGCAATTATTgaatatgcacaaagaaaagGCCTCCTTGCCCCTGTGGAATGGTCCGACACTGAATTTGAGACAGATAGCGAGTGA